In Nitrospirota bacterium, one genomic interval encodes:
- a CDS encoding alpha-ketoacid dehydrogenase subunit beta, with translation MKITYREAVRAGLREALRSDPRVFLMGEDVGKYGGTYACSKGFLEEFGPERIRDTPLSESTFVGAGIGAALGGMRPIVEVMTVNFSLLALDQIVNNAATIRHMSGGQFSVPLIVRMATGGGRQVAAQHSHSLEGWYAHIPGIKVLTPATVTDAKGMLLAALREPDPVFIFEHAYLYPMEGGLDEQAGPVDLSKAAVRRPGRDLSLITFGGSLWKAMEAAERLAANGIEAEVVDLRLLRPLDRATILESVRRTHRALVVDEAWRTGSFAAEVSAQIMEGGFYDLDGPVQRVCSAEVPVPYPKHLEDAALPNVETIVRAVHRLLGK, from the coding sequence ATGAAGATCACGTACCGAGAAGCCGTCAGAGCCGGGCTGCGGGAGGCCTTGCGGAGCGACCCGCGCGTGTTCCTCATGGGGGAGGACGTGGGGAAGTACGGCGGCACCTACGCCTGCAGCAAGGGCTTCCTGGAGGAGTTCGGGCCGGAGCGCATCCGCGATACGCCCCTCTCGGAGTCCACCTTCGTCGGAGCGGGCATCGGGGCGGCGCTGGGGGGGATGAGGCCGATCGTGGAGGTCATGACGGTCAACTTCAGCCTGCTGGCCCTGGATCAGATCGTCAACAACGCCGCCACCATCCGGCACATGTCGGGCGGGCAGTTCAGCGTCCCGCTGATCGTCCGGATGGCCACGGGCGGGGGCCGTCAGGTGGCCGCACAGCATTCGCACAGCCTGGAGGGCTGGTACGCCCACATCCCGGGCATCAAGGTTCTCACGCCCGCGACGGTGACCGATGCGAAGGGGATGCTGCTGGCGGCGCTCCGCGAGCCGGATCCGGTCTTCATCTTCGAACATGCCTACCTCTACCCGATGGAGGGAGGATTGGACGAGCAGGCTGGGCCGGTGGATCTCAGCAAGGCGGCCGTCCGCCGGCCTGGCCGGGACCTGTCCCTCATCACGTTCGGCGGCTCCCTGTGGAAGGCGATGGAGGCGGCTGAGCGGTTGGCGGCGAACGGCATCGAGGCCGAGGTGGTTGATCTGCGCTTGCTCCGGCCGCTGGACCGGGCTACGATCCTCGAATCGGTCCGCAGGACCCATCGCGCCCTGGTCGTGGATGAGGCGTGGCGCACGGGGAGCTTCGCCGCCGAGGTCAGCGCGCAGATCATGGAAGGGGGCTTCTACGACCTTGACGGCCCGGTTCAGCGGGTCTGCAGCGCCGAGGTCCCCGTTCCCTACCCGAAGCACCTGGAGGACGCGGCTCTGCCGAACGTTGAGACGATCGTAAGGGCCGTTCATCGTTTACTGGGTAAGTGA
- the pdhA gene encoding pyruvate dehydrogenase (acetyl-transferring) E1 component subunit alpha — protein MTEPVDRDHALHLLREMLRIRRFEEKAAELYSAGKIRGFLHLYIGEEAVAVGSLQALTPDDGIVATYREHGHALVRGTPAGPLMAELYGKATGCARGRGGSMHFFDASRRFYGGLAIVGGGLPVAVGLALADKMQAKARVTACFFGDGAVAEGEFHESLNLAALWKLPVLFCCENNLYAMGTALARHQAQTDVVLKAKGQGVPGEAVDGMDVLACEEAARHAADRVRRGEGPYLLEFRTYRFRAHSMYDAELYRTKEEVERWKERDPIAGFLGLLREWKCLTAEDLAKIEAEVAAEIAEAVAFAEAGPWEPVEDLAKDVYTPPQAAG, from the coding sequence ATGACCGAGCCCGTTGACCGAGATCACGCATTGCACCTGCTGCGGGAGATGCTCCGCATCCGCCGCTTCGAGGAGAAGGCCGCGGAGCTGTACAGCGCCGGAAAGATCCGCGGCTTCCTCCACCTCTACATCGGCGAAGAGGCGGTGGCGGTGGGATCCCTGCAGGCGCTCACGCCGGACGACGGGATCGTCGCCACCTACCGCGAACACGGCCATGCGCTCGTGCGCGGCACGCCGGCCGGCCCCCTGATGGCGGAGCTCTACGGCAAGGCGACCGGGTGCGCCCGCGGGCGGGGCGGCTCCATGCACTTCTTCGACGCCTCCCGCCGGTTCTACGGCGGGCTCGCGATCGTCGGGGGCGGGCTCCCGGTCGCGGTCGGGCTCGCGCTGGCCGACAAGATGCAGGCGAAGGCCCGCGTGACCGCCTGTTTCTTCGGCGACGGCGCCGTGGCCGAGGGAGAGTTCCACGAGTCGCTCAACCTGGCGGCCCTCTGGAAGCTGCCGGTGCTGTTCTGCTGCGAGAACAACCTCTACGCGATGGGCACCGCGCTGGCCCGCCACCAGGCCCAGACCGACGTCGTCCTCAAGGCGAAGGGCCAGGGTGTCCCGGGTGAGGCCGTGGACGGCATGGACGTGCTGGCTTGTGAAGAGGCCGCGCGCCACGCCGCCGACCGCGTCCGGCGGGGTGAAGGGCCCTACCTTTTGGAGTTCCGGACCTATCGGTTCCGGGCCCATTCGATGTACGACGCAGAGCTCTACCGGACGAAAGAGGAAGTCGAGCGGTGGAAGGAACGGGACCCGATCGCGGGATTCCTCGGGCTTCTCCGGGAGTGGAAATGCCTCACGGCGGAGGATCTCGCGAAGATCGAGGCGGAGGTGGCGGCGGAGATCGCCGAAGCTGTGGCCTTCGCCGAAGCCGGCCCCTGGGAGCCGGTCGAGGATCTGGCGAAGGACGTCTACACGCCGCCGCAGGCGGCAGGTTAG
- the acsA gene encoding acetate--CoA ligase, whose translation MPGEPIIKSRRDWTIVPHLSDYWKDRAAFSWEKARRELDGLPGGLGLNIAHEAVDRHAAGSRRDHLAIRWLGKNGEEREYTYGRLQEQTNRFANVLQRLGVGKGDRVYALAGRIPELYIAALGTLKNRSVFCPLFSAFGPEPLRARLAIGQARVLVTTEALYQRKVAGIRASLPHLEHVLLVGEEHRPTDVPETQDYYWLMAEVGDRFVIEPTDPEDLALLHFTSGTTGTPKGAVHVHGAVVAHHATGKLALDFHKEDVFWCTADPGWVTGTSYGIIAPLTNGITSIVDEAEFDAERWYRILQEQRVTVWYTAPTAIRMMMKTGVEPIRKHDLRALRFLASVGEPLNPEAVLWGREAFGLPFHDNWWQTETGGIMIANYASMDIRPGSMGRPLPGIEAAIVRKTEDGGIEVVEEPGVQGELALRPGWPSMFRGYWNEPERYKKCFAGGFYLTGDLARRDKDGYFWFVGRADDVIKTSGHLIGPFEVESVLIEHKAVAEAGVIGKPDPVAMEVVKAFVSLKDGYQPSHELQREILGFARARLGAVVAPKEIEFLPSLPKTRSGKIMRRLLKARELGLPEGDTSTLEA comes from the coding sequence GTGCCCGGAGAACCGATCATCAAGTCGCGGCGGGATTGGACGATCGTGCCCCACCTCTCCGATTACTGGAAGGACCGTGCGGCCTTTTCCTGGGAGAAGGCCCGGCGCGAGCTGGACGGCCTGCCCGGCGGCCTCGGCCTCAACATCGCCCATGAGGCGGTGGACCGCCACGCCGCCGGGTCGCGGCGCGATCATCTGGCCATCCGCTGGCTCGGGAAAAACGGCGAAGAGCGAGAGTACACCTACGGGCGGCTGCAGGAGCAGACCAACCGGTTCGCCAACGTGCTGCAGAGACTGGGAGTGGGCAAGGGGGACCGGGTCTATGCTCTGGCCGGGCGGATCCCGGAACTGTACATCGCCGCGCTCGGCACGCTGAAGAACCGGAGCGTCTTCTGCCCGCTCTTCTCGGCATTCGGCCCGGAGCCGCTCCGCGCGCGTCTGGCGATCGGACAGGCGAGGGTGCTCGTCACGACCGAAGCCCTCTATCAACGGAAGGTGGCCGGGATTCGCGCCTCGCTGCCGCACCTCGAACACGTGCTCCTGGTCGGGGAGGAGCACAGGCCGACCGATGTGCCGGAAACCCAGGACTATTACTGGCTGATGGCGGAGGTCGGCGATCGGTTCGTGATCGAGCCGACCGACCCGGAGGATCTGGCGCTCCTGCACTTCACCAGCGGGACGACCGGCACGCCGAAGGGGGCGGTGCACGTGCACGGGGCGGTGGTCGCCCACCACGCGACCGGCAAGCTCGCCCTGGATTTCCACAAAGAGGATGTGTTCTGGTGCACGGCCGACCCCGGCTGGGTCACCGGCACCTCCTACGGCATTATCGCCCCGCTGACGAACGGAATCACGAGCATCGTGGACGAGGCGGAGTTCGACGCCGAACGGTGGTATCGCATCCTCCAGGAGCAGCGCGTCACGGTCTGGTACACGGCGCCGACCGCGATCCGCATGATGATGAAGACGGGCGTCGAGCCGATCCGCAAGCACGACCTCCGCGCCCTCCGCTTTCTCGCCAGCGTCGGGGAGCCGCTCAATCCCGAAGCGGTCCTCTGGGGCCGGGAGGCCTTCGGCCTGCCCTTCCACGACAATTGGTGGCAGACCGAGACGGGCGGCATCATGATCGCCAACTATGCGTCCATGGACATCCGGCCCGGGTCCATGGGACGGCCCCTGCCGGGGATCGAGGCCGCGATCGTTCGCAAGACCGAGGACGGCGGGATCGAAGTGGTCGAAGAGCCGGGCGTGCAGGGCGAGCTGGCGCTGCGTCCCGGCTGGCCCTCCATGTTCCGTGGTTATTGGAACGAGCCGGAGCGGTACAAGAAGTGTTTCGCCGGCGGGTTCTATCTGACCGGCGACCTGGCCAGACGGGACAAGGACGGGTACTTCTGGTTCGTGGGGCGGGCCGACGACGTGATCAAGACCTCCGGCCACCTGATCGGGCCGTTCGAGGTGGAGAGCGTGTTGATCGAGCACAAGGCGGTGGCCGAGGCGGGGGTGATCGGGAAACCGGACCCGGTCGCGATGGAGGTCGTGAAAGCCTTCGTGTCGCTCAAGGACGGCTATCAGCCGAGCCACGAGCTGCAACGGGAGATTCTCGGGTTTGCGCGGGCGCGGCTCGGCGCCGTGGTCGCGCCGAAGGAGATCGAGTTCCTCCCCTCGCTCCCCAAGACCCGGAGCGGCAAGATCATGCGCCGGCTGCTCAAGGCCCGGGAGCTGGGGCTGCCGGAGGGAGATACGTCGACGCTGGAAGCGTAA
- a CDS encoding cyclic 2,3-diphosphoglycerate synthase: protein MARTKLLIMGAAGRDFHNFNVVFRDNSLYEVIAFTAAQIPNIEGRCYPPELAGPLYPDGIPILAEADLEALIARHGIDQVVFSYSDVSHEDVMHKASLVLARGADFRLLGPRATMLPAGKPVVSVCAVRTGCGKSPVARKIARLLRAEGLKVGVVRHPMPYGDLARQQVQRFATLEDLRLADCTIEEMEEYEPHLANGDVVYAGVDYQLILGQAERECDVILWDGGNNDLPFFAPDLEIVLVDPLRAGHERRYFPGETNFLRADVLVLTKLDTAEAEQVEAVRENIRGWNPGAIVIQTAMPVSVAEPEKIKGKRVLVVEDGPTLTHGGMDLGAGALAARKFGAGELADPRPFAVGSLKQTFADYPHIGPALPAMGYGTQQIHELEETIRRIPCDLVLIGTPVDLRRVIRIEQPTCRVTYEVEEIGRPTLRDVLRRTITKANDHV, encoded by the coding sequence ATGGCACGCACGAAGCTCCTGATCATGGGGGCGGCGGGACGCGACTTCCACAACTTCAATGTGGTCTTCCGCGACAACTCGCTGTACGAGGTCATCGCCTTCACCGCCGCGCAGATTCCCAACATCGAAGGCCGATGCTATCCTCCGGAGCTGGCCGGCCCGCTCTATCCCGACGGCATCCCGATTCTCGCCGAAGCCGATCTGGAGGCGCTGATCGCCCGGCACGGGATCGACCAGGTCGTCTTCTCCTACAGCGACGTCTCGCATGAGGACGTGATGCACAAGGCCTCGCTGGTCCTCGCCCGCGGCGCGGACTTCCGGCTGCTGGGGCCACGGGCCACGATGCTGCCGGCCGGCAAGCCGGTCGTCTCCGTCTGCGCGGTCCGGACGGGGTGCGGGAAGAGCCCGGTGGCCCGCAAGATCGCCCGTCTCCTGCGGGCCGAAGGCCTGAAGGTCGGGGTCGTCCGCCATCCGATGCCCTACGGCGATCTCGCCAGACAGCAGGTCCAGCGGTTCGCGACCCTCGAGGACCTGCGCCTCGCCGACTGCACGATCGAGGAAATGGAGGAGTACGAGCCGCACCTCGCGAACGGGGATGTCGTATACGCAGGCGTCGATTACCAGCTCATCCTGGGCCAGGCGGAGCGGGAGTGCGACGTCATTCTTTGGGACGGCGGCAACAACGACCTGCCCTTCTTCGCGCCCGATCTCGAAATCGTGCTCGTGGACCCGCTCCGGGCCGGCCACGAGCGTCGCTACTTCCCCGGCGAAACCAACTTCCTCCGCGCCGACGTCCTGGTCCTGACCAAGCTGGACACGGCCGAGGCCGAACAGGTGGAAGCCGTGCGCGAGAACATCCGGGGCTGGAACCCCGGGGCGATCGTGATCCAGACCGCCATGCCGGTCTCGGTTGCGGAGCCGGAGAAGATCAAGGGCAAGCGCGTGCTCGTCGTCGAGGATGGACCCACGCTCACTCACGGGGGCATGGACTTGGGGGCCGGAGCGCTGGCGGCGCGGAAGTTCGGCGCCGGCGAGCTTGCGGACCCCCGTCCCTTTGCCGTCGGGAGCCTCAAGCAGACCTTCGCCGACTATCCCCACATCGGCCCGGCGCTCCCGGCCATGGGGTACGGGACGCAGCAGATCCACGAACTCGAAGAGACCATCCGCCGCATCCCCTGCGACCTCGTGCTGATCGGCACGCCGGTGGACCTGCGGCGCGTGATCCGGATCGAGCAGCCGACCTGCCGGGTGACGTACGAGGTCGAAGAAATCGGCCGGCCGACCCTCCGCGACGTGCTCCGGCGCACGATCACGAAGGCGAACGACCATGTCTGA
- the arcC gene encoding carbamate kinase, giving the protein MSETLLIALGGNALVQGGQRDTIADQVETLREALAGVVELIRRGYKVVFTHGNGPQVGHILLRAEAARGRAYDLPLDVCVAQSQGEIGYLIQQTLQNLLLRNGLGHRPVATVITRAVVDEADPRMGHPTKPIGPFYTKDQADRLRESGWTMIEDAHRGYRRVVPSPMPVRIVEADVIGRLCDQGTVVIACGGGGVPVRVAEDGTLAGIEAVVDKDLASSVLAEAIGIETILNLTAVEHVKLNFGGPDERDLPTLTVAEARTYLAQGHFAPGSMGSKIEAALRFLDHGGRRFIVTRPEKAVDALEGRTGTSLAADGPARRRILSPDRASKMTRKTRRR; this is encoded by the coding sequence ATGTCTGAGACGCTCCTGATCGCCCTGGGCGGCAACGCGCTCGTGCAGGGCGGCCAGCGTGACACGATCGCCGACCAAGTCGAGACCCTGCGCGAGGCCCTGGCCGGGGTCGTGGAGCTGATCCGGCGCGGGTACAAGGTCGTCTTCACCCACGGCAACGGCCCGCAGGTCGGGCACATCCTGCTGCGGGCGGAGGCGGCGCGCGGCCGGGCCTACGACCTGCCCTTGGACGTCTGCGTGGCCCAGTCCCAGGGGGAGATCGGCTACCTGATCCAGCAGACCCTCCAGAACCTGCTCCTCCGGAACGGGCTCGGTCACCGCCCAGTCGCGACGGTGATCACCAGGGCCGTCGTGGACGAAGCGGACCCCCGGATGGGCCACCCGACCAAGCCCATCGGCCCCTTCTACACGAAGGACCAGGCGGACCGGCTGCGGGAGTCGGGCTGGACGATGATCGAGGACGCGCACCGGGGGTACCGGCGGGTGGTCCCTTCGCCCATGCCGGTGCGGATCGTCGAGGCCGACGTCATCGGGCGGCTGTGCGACCAGGGGACCGTCGTGATCGCCTGCGGCGGCGGCGGGGTGCCGGTCCGGGTCGCGGAAGACGGAACCCTGGCCGGAATCGAAGCCGTGGTGGACAAGGACCTGGCCTCGTCGGTCCTGGCCGAGGCCATCGGGATCGAGACGATCCTCAACCTCACGGCGGTGGAGCACGTCAAGCTCAACTTTGGCGGGCCCGACGAGCGCGACCTCCCCACCTTGACGGTTGCAGAGGCCAGAACCTACCTGGCCCAGGGCCACTTCGCCCCGGGCAGCATGGGCTCCAAGATCGAGGCAGCGCTCCGGTTCCTCGATCACGGGGGCCGGCGCTTCATCGTCACCAGGCCGGAGAAGGCGGTGGACGCCCTGGAGGGGCGGACCGGCACGTCCCTGGCCGCAGACGGCCCCGCCCGTCGGCGAATCCTTTCCCCCGACCGTGCCTCTAAAATGACCAGGAAGACCAGAAGGAGGTGA
- the polX gene encoding DNA polymerase/3'-5' exonuclease PolX, with protein sequence MPVHNADVAAKLDEVADLLEIEGANRFRVRAYRNAARTLRDLSREVAEMLKEGADLTELPGIGEDLAGKIREIVETGTTPVLEEHRQALPPTLAELLKIPGLGPKRVQALHRHLGIQTLDALRLAAKEGRIRSLPGFGEKTERQILERLAARAGTEARLKLAIATQYAEALVAYLKAAPGVKQVTVAGSYRRARETIGDLDILATASRGSPVMDRFVAYGEVEEVLAHGGTRATVRLACKLQVDLRVVAEESYGAALQYFTGSKAHNIVLRQLAQQRGLKINEYGVFRNDRRLAGETEESVYAAVGLPWVPPELRENRGEFEAAREGRLPKLVELRDLKGDLHAHTKATDGRSSLKEMALAARTRGFEYLAITDHSQRLAMTHGLDQKHLLAQLDEIDRLNGELKGLTLLKGIEVDILEDGRLDLPDEVLGRLDLVIGAVHSHFSLPQEKQTERILRAMDRPHFTILAHPSGRLIQEREPYDVDLPRIIRQARERECFLEVNAHPERLDLTDIACQMAKEEGVLLSINSDAHSVLDFDNLRFGVGQARRGWLEKADVVNTRPLSQLRPLLRKTM encoded by the coding sequence ATGCCGGTGCATAACGCCGACGTCGCCGCGAAGCTGGACGAGGTCGCCGACCTGCTGGAGATCGAGGGGGCGAACCGCTTCCGCGTGCGCGCCTACCGCAATGCGGCCCGGACCCTCCGCGACTTGAGCCGGGAAGTGGCGGAGATGCTGAAGGAAGGCGCCGACCTGACCGAGCTGCCCGGGATCGGCGAGGACCTGGCCGGCAAGATCCGGGAAATCGTCGAGACGGGCACCACTCCCGTCCTCGAAGAGCACCGGCAGGCCCTGCCGCCCACGCTCGCCGAGCTGCTCAAGATTCCCGGCCTGGGTCCCAAGCGGGTCCAGGCCCTCCATCGGCACCTGGGCATCCAGACCCTCGACGCGCTCCGGCTGGCCGCCAAGGAGGGCCGCATCCGGTCGTTGCCGGGCTTCGGGGAGAAGACCGAGCGGCAGATCCTGGAGCGGCTGGCCGCCAGGGCCGGCACCGAGGCGCGGCTCAAGCTGGCTATTGCGACCCAGTATGCCGAGGCCCTCGTGGCCTACCTCAAGGCCGCGCCGGGCGTCAAACAGGTCACGGTCGCGGGCAGCTATCGGCGCGCCAGAGAGACGATCGGCGACCTGGACATTCTGGCGACGGCCAGCCGAGGGAGTCCGGTCATGGACCGGTTCGTCGCCTACGGCGAGGTCGAGGAGGTACTGGCCCACGGCGGCACCCGCGCCACGGTGCGACTGGCCTGCAAGCTCCAGGTGGACCTGCGGGTCGTGGCCGAGGAGAGCTACGGCGCGGCACTGCAGTATTTCACCGGCAGCAAGGCCCACAACATCGTCCTCCGGCAGCTCGCGCAGCAGCGCGGCCTCAAGATCAACGAGTATGGGGTCTTTCGAAACGACCGGCGCCTGGCCGGCGAAACCGAGGAATCCGTCTATGCCGCCGTCGGCCTGCCCTGGGTACCGCCGGAGCTTCGGGAGAACCGGGGCGAGTTCGAGGCAGCCAGGGAGGGGCGGCTCCCCAAGCTGGTCGAGTTGCGCGACCTGAAGGGCGACCTCCACGCCCACACGAAGGCGACGGACGGCCGGAGCAGCCTCAAGGAGATGGCGCTCGCCGCCCGAACCCGCGGCTTCGAGTACCTGGCCATCACCGACCATTCCCAGCGCCTGGCCATGACCCACGGGCTCGACCAGAAGCACCTGCTGGCGCAGCTCGACGAGATCGACCGGCTCAACGGGGAGCTCAAGGGTCTCACGTTGCTCAAGGGCATCGAGGTGGACATCCTGGAGGACGGCCGCCTCGACCTCCCCGACGAGGTCCTGGGCCGGCTGGATCTGGTCATCGGCGCCGTGCACAGCCATTTCTCGCTTCCTCAAGAAAAGCAGACCGAGCGGATCCTGCGCGCCATGGACCGGCCGCACTTCACGATCCTCGCCCACCCCAGCGGCCGTCTGATCCAGGAGCGGGAGCCCTACGACGTGGACCTGCCGCGGATCATCAGGCAGGCGCGGGAGCGGGAATGCTTCCTGGAAGTCAACGCCCATCCGGAGCGACTGGACCTGACCGACATCGCCTGCCAGATGGCCAAGGAGGAGGGGGTGCTCCTCAGCATCAACTCGGACGCGCACAGCGTGCTGGACTTCGACAACCTGCGCTTCGGCGTCGGGCAGGCGCGACGGGGCTGGCTGGAGAAGGCCGACGTGGTGAACACGCGTCCCTTAAGCCAGTTGCGCCCGCTGCTCCGGAAGACAATGTGA
- the rtcA gene encoding RNA 3'-terminal phosphate cyclase produces the protein MIEIDGSRHSGSGTIVRQAVLFAALTGQAVHIANARLRRPKPGLRPQHIRVVEAIGSLVNARIEGLALGSTELVFRPGKLKVEREYLWDIGTAGSTTMLALAVMPVLAFSRTSVRVELRGGLFQDFAPSVFHLQQVMLPLLGRMGLQADVTMDRPGYVPRGDGILRLALTPMRHPLRALTLDEAGPVERLWGVALASHLDERRVSERMAEAARRDLDGAGYRAAIEVRHDKESLQPGAALALFADLGGGVRLGADRAGALRRSAESIGKHVVAQLLEDLRTGATLDRFAADQIVPFAALAEGESRFRIPTVTDHVLTNAWLAEEFLGAEVRIEDRLLSVVGAGFRPVGSP, from the coding sequence ATGATCGAGATCGACGGCTCGCGACATTCGGGCAGCGGCACGATCGTCCGGCAGGCGGTCCTGTTCGCCGCGCTCACCGGCCAAGCGGTCCACATCGCCAACGCTCGCCTCCGGAGGCCCAAGCCGGGCCTCCGCCCCCAGCACATCCGGGTGGTCGAGGCCATCGGCTCGCTCGTCAACGCGCGGATCGAAGGCCTCGCCCTTGGCTCCACGGAACTGGTCTTCCGGCCCGGCAAGCTGAAGGTAGAACGGGAGTATCTCTGGGACATCGGCACAGCCGGCTCCACGACCATGTTGGCGCTGGCCGTCATGCCGGTGCTGGCCTTCTCCCGGACCTCCGTAAGGGTCGAGCTGCGGGGCGGGCTGTTCCAGGACTTCGCCCCCTCCGTCTTTCACCTGCAACAAGTGATGCTGCCCCTCCTCGGACGGATGGGGCTGCAGGCCGACGTGACCATGGACCGGCCCGGGTACGTGCCGCGGGGGGACGGCATCCTGCGCCTCGCCTTGACGCCGATGCGGCACCCGCTCCGCGCCCTGACCCTCGACGAGGCCGGTCCCGTCGAGCGGCTCTGGGGCGTTGCGCTGGCCTCGCATCTCGACGAGCGGCGCGTGAGCGAGCGGATGGCCGAAGCGGCCAGGCGGGACCTCGATGGCGCCGGCTACCGGGCCGCCATCGAAGTCCGGCACGACAAGGAGTCGCTCCAGCCGGGCGCGGCGCTCGCCCTCTTCGCCGACCTCGGTGGCGGAGTCCGCCTGGGAGCGGACCGGGCCGGCGCCCTGAGACGCTCGGCCGAATCCATCGGGAAGCACGTGGTCGCGCAACTCCTCGAAGACCTCCGGACCGGCGCGACGCTCGACCGCTTCGCCGCCGACCAGATCGTTCCCTTCGCCGCCTTGGCGGAAGGAGAGAGCCGGTTCCGCATCCCCACGGTGACGGATCACGTGCTCACGAACGCCTGGCTGGCCGAGGAGTTCCTGGGAGCCGAGGTGCGGATCGAGGACCGGCTCCTCTCAGTCGTCGGGGCGGGCTTTCGACCGGTTGGAAGCCCGTGA
- a CDS encoding DUF2459 domain-containing protein, with product MKSALGTGDRMDRLRASCRAWGDWAAVGLLLFTCGCAGPVRELWPPQPGAPSRTVIVSLDTWHAMIAFPLSGQPAASDIQTSAFSIQRFEEWGYAEQGWYLEGRQGPGGVLRVLFRFPPGVVEVGEHGRVWADRTPEPPSDRFTFQLSEEGYGRLRRHLQTTLASSEPVLVTGESRFYPAARSYNLLAHQCHQYVANALREAGLPVSPAWAFSRSSFAAQLRRAVRLAEEADGSPAPEAAPAASRASNRSKARPDD from the coding sequence GTGAAGAGCGCTCTCGGAACCGGGGACAGGATGGACAGGCTCCGCGCGTCTTGCCGAGCATGGGGAGATTGGGCCGCCGTCGGCTTGCTCCTCTTCACCTGCGGCTGCGCCGGGCCGGTTCGCGAGCTCTGGCCGCCGCAGCCAGGAGCGCCGAGCCGCACGGTCATCGTGTCGCTGGACACCTGGCACGCGATGATCGCCTTTCCTCTGAGTGGTCAACCGGCCGCTTCCGACATTCAAACTTCCGCGTTCAGCATTCAGCGTTTTGAGGAGTGGGGCTATGCCGAGCAGGGCTGGTACCTGGAAGGCCGTCAGGGGCCCGGCGGCGTGCTCCGGGTCCTGTTCCGGTTTCCGCCCGGCGTGGTCGAGGTCGGGGAGCACGGGCGGGTCTGGGCCGACCGCACGCCGGAGCCGCCCTCGGACCGGTTCACCTTTCAGTTGAGCGAGGAGGGGTACGGCCGCCTGCGCCGCCACCTTCAGACGACCCTCGCTTCGTCCGAGCCCGTCCTGGTCACCGGCGAGAGCCGCTTCTACCCGGCGGCACGCTCCTATAACCTGCTCGCGCACCAGTGCCACCAGTATGTGGCCAACGCCCTGCGCGAAGCGGGCTTGCCCGTCTCGCCCGCCTGGGCCTTCAGCCGCTCCAGCTTCGCCGCCCAGCTCCGCCGCGCGGTCCGGCTGGCGGAAGAAGCCGACGGATCGCCAGCGCCGGAGGCGGCGCCCGCCGCGTCACGGGCTTCCAACCGGTCGAAAGCCCGCCCCGACGACTGA